The following are from one region of the Aquificaceae bacterium genome:
- a CDS encoding CusA/CzcA family heavy metal efflux RND transporter: MIRQLLVYRLFVLLLALVVVVYGVYSFLKIPVDTFPDPTPTQVVIYTETPGLSAEETEVLVTKPIESALSGIKDAQLVRSISLPGLSYVTVFFRDGTDIYFARNLVSQKLSEVQGLLPQGMAPRMGPNTSGLGNVMFYILQDTTGIYSLEDLKTLQEWRVKPIIKAVDGVEEISQWGPDKVYLVKVDTQKLLQHNLSLQDIIKALEEYGQIAGGGFLQSPEGDLVVRGLGRFRSVEDLLRVPVKKTENTYVLLRDVADVEPGELPNRRGAFTFNGQEVQGNIVLKRVSTNTMELVERLKGAIEEAKKVLPQGVDIRVIYDQAYLTQKAVGTVERALIEGMVLITIAIALYLWNLRVALLVVLSIPFTLLITFSLLKNLGISANLMTMGGLAIGLGLFADASVVVVENIYRHLSENRQASKTTLVIESVQEIIKPLTFAILIIAVVFLPIFTFESVEGKYYKPLALTIILALLSSLAVALLFMPVLSYWLLRGGKEENALFAFLRKKYVSLLSLAFRVRPAVLLLTLASFIFSLFLLWRTGKEFAPPLEEGALLVKSFLDSNVSLEEAKRVASLVESTALKYPEVVHTFSNIGRAEVGEPEDVSYIETFIILKPASQWQSFKSRQEFEELLREELKNVPGVEFSFTQPIQMRIDELLSGVKATLAIKIFGEDLQKINELAGKIEELVAHTMGAVDVETEAQAGKLQLRIVPRKDMLQKYDLTTQDIMKVISYYLGGAEVAQLQEETILFPVVLSLKEKTLEEVKALPVLMQDGSLLKLSDVTEVYIAEGYNKIRRENGMRYALVQSNLSGRDLGGFVQDIRTKIEKNIKLPEGYYIAFGGQFENQERAMKRLAVAVPLAIGLIFLLLYVNYASIRDALVVMLNVPFAVVGGVFALYFSGYSLSVPSAVGFIAVFGIATLNGVVLISYAKSLIEEGVPVREALLQAGSRRLRPILITATAASLGLLPMLLSRDIGSEVQKPLAVVVIGGIFTSTMLTLIVLPLVYELVAGRKKDGAH, translated from the coding sequence ATGATTAGACAGCTCCTGGTATACAGGCTTTTTGTGCTTCTTCTTGCTCTTGTGGTGGTAGTGTATGGAGTTTACAGCTTCCTAAAAATACCCGTAGACACCTTTCCAGACCCAACTCCCACTCAGGTGGTAATATACACGGAAACTCCGGGCCTGTCTGCAGAGGAGACAGAGGTTCTGGTCACAAAACCCATAGAGTCCGCTCTTTCTGGCATAAAGGATGCACAGCTGGTGCGTAGCATAAGCCTGCCAGGGCTTTCCTACGTGACTGTCTTTTTCAGAGATGGCACAGATATATACTTTGCCAGAAATCTGGTTTCTCAAAAGCTCTCGGAGGTTCAGGGGCTCTTGCCTCAGGGTATGGCTCCACGAATGGGTCCCAACACCTCAGGTCTTGGAAACGTCATGTTCTACATCCTGCAGGATACCACAGGCATATACAGCTTAGAAGACCTTAAAACCCTTCAGGAATGGAGAGTCAAACCCATCATAAAAGCAGTTGACGGCGTTGAAGAAATATCTCAGTGGGGACCGGATAAGGTATATCTGGTAAAGGTGGACACACAGAAACTGCTTCAGCACAACCTAAGCCTGCAGGACATAATTAAGGCCCTTGAGGAATACGGGCAGATAGCTGGTGGTGGCTTCCTTCAGTCTCCAGAGGGGGACCTGGTGGTCCGTGGTCTTGGAAGGTTCAGAAGTGTGGAGGACCTCCTCAGGGTGCCAGTAAAGAAAACAGAGAATACTTATGTGCTTCTGCGGGATGTGGCAGACGTGGAGCCGGGAGAGCTTCCCAACAGAAGGGGCGCTTTCACCTTTAACGGACAGGAGGTGCAGGGCAACATAGTGCTTAAAAGGGTCAGCACAAACACCATGGAACTGGTGGAAAGGCTCAAGGGAGCCATCGAAGAGGCAAAAAAGGTGCTACCGCAGGGTGTGGACATAAGGGTCATATACGACCAGGCCTATCTCACGCAGAAGGCAGTAGGAACCGTAGAGAGGGCGCTTATAGAAGGTATGGTGCTCATAACCATAGCCATAGCCCTTTATCTGTGGAACCTCAGGGTTGCACTGCTTGTGGTCCTGTCCATTCCCTTTACCCTTCTTATAACCTTTTCCCTCCTGAAAAACCTTGGCATCTCCGCAAACCTGATGACTATGGGAGGGCTTGCCATAGGGCTTGGCCTCTTTGCAGATGCCAGCGTGGTGGTGGTGGAGAACATTTACAGGCACCTTTCAGAAAACAGGCAGGCTTCAAAGACCACTCTTGTAATAGAGTCTGTGCAGGAGATAATAAAACCCCTGACCTTTGCCATTCTCATCATTGCTGTGGTCTTTCTACCCATCTTTACCTTTGAGTCAGTGGAAGGCAAATACTACAAGCCCTTAGCCCTTACCATAATACTTGCCTTGCTCTCCTCCCTTGCAGTGGCTCTCCTCTTTATGCCCGTGCTCTCTTACTGGCTTCTGAGAGGGGGAAAAGAGGAAAATGCTCTCTTTGCTTTCTTACGCAAAAAGTATGTTTCCCTTCTTTCCCTGGCTTTTAGAGTGAGACCTGCAGTGCTACTTCTTACTCTGGCTTCCTTTATCTTTTCCCTTTTTCTCCTATGGAGAACTGGCAAAGAATTTGCCCCACCCCTTGAGGAGGGGGCGCTGCTGGTAAAGTCCTTCCTTGACTCCAACGTTTCCCTTGAAGAGGCAAAGAGAGTGGCAAGCCTTGTGGAGAGCACAGCCCTGAAATACCCCGAGGTAGTTCACACCTTTTCCAACATAGGAAGGGCTGAGGTGGGAGAGCCAGAGGATGTGAGCTACATAGAGACCTTTATAATCCTCAAGCCTGCCAGCCAGTGGCAGAGCTTTAAAAGCAGGCAGGAGTTTGAGGAGCTCCTCCGTGAAGAACTCAAGAATGTGCCCGGCGTGGAGTTCAGCTTTACCCAGCCCATACAGATGAGAATTGACGAGCTTCTTTCAGGAGTAAAGGCAACCCTTGCCATAAAGATATTTGGGGAGGACCTCCAGAAGATAAACGAGCTGGCTGGAAAGATAGAAGAGCTTGTGGCGCATACAATGGGTGCGGTGGACGTGGAAACGGAGGCTCAGGCAGGAAAGCTACAGCTCAGGATAGTTCCCAGAAAGGATATGCTCCAGAAATACGACCTTACAACTCAGGACATAATGAAGGTAATTTCCTACTACCTTGGCGGTGCAGAGGTTGCACAGCTCCAGGAGGAAACTATACTCTTCCCGGTGGTTCTTAGCCTGAAGGAAAAGACCCTTGAGGAGGTAAAGGCTCTGCCCGTGCTTATGCAGGATGGGAGTTTGCTTAAGCTCTCGGATGTGACAGAGGTCTACATTGCGGAGGGCTATAACAAGATAAGAAGAGAGAACGGCATGAGGTATGCCCTTGTGCAGAGCAACCTGTCTGGAAGAGACCTCGGAGGCTTTGTGCAGGATATAAGAACAAAGATAGAAAAGAACATAAAGCTCCCTGAGGGCTACTACATAGCCTTTGGAGGGCAGTTTGAGAACCAGGAAAGGGCAATGAAAAGGCTTGCGGTGGCAGTGCCTCTGGCAATAGGCCTCATATTCCTGCTTCTTTATGTTAACTACGCTTCCATCAGAGATGCCCTCGTGGTGATGCTGAACGTGCCCTTTGCGGTGGTTGGGGGTGTCTTTGCTCTCTATTTTTCTGGTTACAGTCTTTCTGTGCCTTCGGCAGTGGGCTTTATAGCAGTCTTTGGCATTGCAACCCTGAACGGAGTGGTGCTTATATCCTATGCAAAGAGCCTCATAGAAGAGGGTGTGCCCGTGCGAGAAGCCCTCCTTCAGGCAGGTTCAAGAAGGCTAAGACCCATACTTATCACCGCCACCGCCGCTTCCCTTGGACTCCTTCCCATGCTACTGAGCAGAGACATAGGCTCAGAGGTTCAAAAGCCCCTTGCAGTAGTGGTCATAGGGGGCATATTTACTTCTACTATGCTTACCCTTATAGTTCTGCCACTGGTCTATGAGCTGGTGGCTGGGAGGAAGAAAGATGGAGCTCATTAA
- a CDS encoding DUF2231 domain-containing protein has translation MELIKLHPPFTHFAIAMPLALLVIDLYYRINRKEPDSLHMLFSFIASLSVLSAAVSGMIAYEPIEEKLYEINIFSTHKNMGLLLAVYFIFLFVVRLVLSKKPLMRNLFTLMLLLGVSLLFFQGNLGGSIVYDHMVRPWLEKQ, from the coding sequence ATGGAGCTCATTAAACTGCATCCACCCTTTACGCATTTTGCCATAGCCATGCCCCTTGCCCTTCTGGTTATTGACCTCTATTACCGGATAAACAGAAAGGAACCGGACAGCCTTCACATGCTCTTTAGTTTTATAGCCAGCCTCTCCGTGCTTTCTGCTGCGGTGAGTGGAATGATAGCCTACGAGCCCATAGAGGAAAAGCTCTATGAGATAAACATCTTCTCAACCCACAAGAATATGGGGCTTTTGCTGGCAGTTTACTTTATCTTTCTCTTTGTTGTGAGGCTGGTCCTTTCAAAAAAGCCCTTAATGAGAAACCTCTTTACCCTTATGCTCCTTCTGGGGGTTTCTCTTCTTTTCTTTCAGGGAAACCTGGGGGGTTCAATAGTTTATGACCATATGGTAAGGCCATGGCTTGAAAAGCAATGA